One genomic window of Candidatus Marimicrobium litorale includes the following:
- a CDS encoding iron-containing alcohol dehydrogenase, giving the protein MASIINLPRILRVGAGASAELVTTLTELGLSRPLLVTDPFMRECGYSDRIQSPLSEAGIACGLFGDCVPDPTTESVYAALEVCRAGEYDCVVALGGGSSLDTAKAVAVLAVHGGVMRDYKVPHQVNSGLPVIAIPTTAGTGSEATRVAVITDTQTQEKMLCMGLGMMPVAALVDFELTLSMPYRLTADTGIDSFCHAMEAFVSRKSNPFTDSVALTAMRTIYQNIQTACAEPDNRQAREAMMLAATQGGIAFANASVTLIHGMSRPIGALFHVPHGLSNAMLLPEVTAWSVGAAAQRYAECARYIGVAEASNADALACEKLVDALRALTRNLQVPGPATWGITERDWFDSLTLMATQALDSGSPANNPRIPDTGEIISLYERIW; this is encoded by the coding sequence ATGGCGTCGATAATTAACCTGCCCCGCATTCTGCGTGTCGGCGCCGGAGCTAGCGCAGAACTGGTCACGACACTGACAGAACTCGGACTTTCCAGGCCGTTATTGGTGACCGACCCCTTCATGCGAGAGTGCGGCTACAGTGATCGTATACAGTCGCCCCTGTCGGAGGCAGGTATTGCCTGCGGCCTGTTCGGTGACTGTGTGCCCGATCCGACAACCGAAAGCGTGTATGCGGCCCTCGAGGTGTGTCGCGCCGGTGAGTACGATTGTGTCGTTGCTCTGGGCGGAGGTAGCTCTCTGGATACCGCCAAGGCGGTGGCGGTATTGGCGGTGCACGGTGGCGTTATGCGCGACTATAAGGTGCCTCATCAAGTGAATTCCGGCTTGCCTGTTATCGCCATTCCCACGACCGCCGGCACGGGGTCCGAAGCGACCCGTGTGGCGGTCATTACGGATACACAGACGCAGGAAAAAATGCTGTGCATGGGGCTGGGGATGATGCCGGTCGCTGCCCTGGTCGATTTCGAGCTGACTCTGAGCATGCCTTACAGGCTGACTGCAGACACAGGTATCGATAGCTTCTGCCACGCGATGGAGGCCTTTGTGAGTCGCAAGTCCAATCCCTTCACCGACAGTGTCGCGCTCACCGCAATGCGCACTATTTATCAGAATATTCAGACCGCTTGCGCCGAGCCGGACAACCGGCAGGCGCGCGAAGCGATGATGCTGGCGGCGACTCAGGGTGGTATTGCTTTTGCCAATGCCTCCGTGACCCTTATCCACGGCATGAGCCGCCCCATTGGCGCCTTGTTCCATGTGCCGCATGGGTTGAGCAATGCAATGCTGCTGCCGGAGGTGACCGCATGGTCTGTTGGTGCTGCAGCGCAACGCTATGCCGAATGTGCCCGCTATATTGGCGTTGCAGAAGCATCAAACGCCGATGCACTTGCCTGCGAGAAATTGGTTGACGCACTGCGTGCATTGACACGGAATCTGCAGGTGCCCGGGCCTGCCACGTGGGGCATCACTGAGCGAGACTGGTTTGACTCGCTTACGCTGATGGCGACGCAGGCACTGGACTCGGGCTCCCCGGCAAACAACCCGCGTATTCCCGACACGGGGGAAATTATCAGCCTGTATGAGCGTATCTGGTAG